The bacterium sequence AGAGGGGAGCACCGTCGAAGGGAGCTCGCCCCGAGCAGCGAGGGTACGAGCGGTCGCGACCGCTGGCTGCTCTCGTACGCGGACTTCATGACGCTCCTCCTCGCGCTCTTCGTCGTGCTCTATGCGAGCGCACGAGCGGAGGAGGACCGCGACGCCAGCCTCTTCGAGGGCCTGCAGGCCGCCTTCGTCTTCGACCAGGACTCGCCGTCCCCCGTCCCGACGAGCGGCCAGGCCCCCGGCGCCGAAGCGGCGAATGCGGAAGCTCTCGCCCCGGTTCCCGTCCTGATGCAGCTCGAGGAGGACCTCGTCGACGTCGTCGAGCGGACCCCCCGCGAGCCCGGGGACGAGCCCGGCGTCTCGCTCCACCGGACGGAACGGGGCCTGATCATCCGCCTCGCTTCGACCGAGTTCTTCCCAGCCGGCGGCGTCGAGATTCCAGCCGCCCGCCGGTCCGCGCTCGGGGCCATGGCGCCCGTCCTCGCCTCGACGACGGCTTCGCTGCAGTTCGAGGGTCACTCCGACGACCAGCCCGTCGCCGACGGCCCCTTCCCCTCCAACTGGGAGCTCTCCGCGGCGCGGGCGGCCGCCGTCGCGCGCCTCTTCATCGACGACCACGCCATCGCGCCGGGGCGGATCAGCGTGGTCGGACACGCGGCCCAGCGACCGATCGCCGACAATGCCGATCCCGCCAATCGCGCCCGCAACCGTCGCGTCGACATCGTCGTCCTCGAAGACGGCGAGCTCATCGCGAGCGGCGAAGCGGACGGCACCCGCGACGCCCTCGACGAGTTGCTCGAGGAACTCCCGCCGCTTCCGGACGAAGCGGACCAGACGCTCCGGCCGGCGCCCGCCGGGCCGCCGCCGGAAGACATCCCGCTCCCCTGATCCCGCTCCCTCGCGACCTCGCGATCAGCGCGCGGGCGGAGCCTGGGAAGACGCGCTCACCTCGTTCGCGCCGTCGGCATTCGCCTCGGACTCCACCGGACGCAGCTCGGGGAGCGGCGCGCGGGTCGTGTACCGGGGATCGTCGCTCACGACCTGTGTTCCCTTGCGGGTCGCGCCGTTGACCAGCAGCGGCGCCGCCAGGTTGAGGAAGATCTCCTTGTTGGAGAGCGTCACGATGCAGAGCAGCTCGACGTCGTCCCGGCGTTCGATGCCGAGCATCGCGAGGTGCTCGCGTTCGACCGGCGGATCGTACTGCGGGAAGAACGTCCACGGAGACGTCACGACGAAGGCCAGGTCCGGATCCTCGAGGCTGACCAGCCAGGCCAACGCAGAATCCGGCGCGTGCTCCATCAGGATGTAGCGGGTCTTTCCGGGGAACCCGGGCAGCGGCTCGAACGTCAGGACGTCCGCCTCCGGCACCTCGACGAGTCCAACCCTTCGACTCTCGAAACGGATCACGTCACTCATCGGTCGCTCCTTCCCAGTCCATCGCCCGCGCGGCCTCGCCCTTGGGCAGCTCGTCGAGCATCGCCTTGCTCATCGACGCGGCTTCGACGTTCGCCGACGCCACGCGTTCGAAGATCTCCTCGCGGAAGATCCCGACTTCTTCGGGGGCATCGATCGCGATGCGGACCTGCCCTCCGTTCGAAGCCACAACGGTCACGCGCACGTCCGGACCGATCCGAACGCTCTCGCCGTGCCTTCTCGTGAGTACCAGCATGAGAACCTCCTCGATTCTCGTGGGTTGTCGTCCAGTACGGACTAGATGTAGTCGAGCAGCGTCGGCTGCAGCAGTCGGGCGTTCACCTGGAGCGCCGCCTGCAGCGCCGTCTCCTGCGCAGTCAGGCTCGAGTAGACCTCGAAGGCGTCGGCGTCCTCGAGGAAAGACACCTGCGTCGCGATGTTCTGCTCCTGGAGCCTCAAACGTTCTTCGAAGGAATCGGCTTTCGAGTCCGAGCCACCGAGCACGGTTCGCTCCTGAGTCAGGTGTTCGCGAGCCGATTCGATGTCCGTGATCGCACCACGGATCTCGTCCACGTCCCCCTCGTCGATTCCCGTCCAGAGTCGAGACAGCGCCGCGAAGGCATCGTTCGCCCCCTGGAACGCGGCCTGTCCGTCACGGGTGACTTCGATCAGGACGCCGTCGTCGATCTCGACCTCGATCGCACTCGCCTCGCCGGTGAAGGTCACCGTCGGGGTCACGCCCGGTCCGAAATCGCCGGCCCGCGTGAAGGCCGGAGAGGCCGAGTCCAGACCCGAGAAGACGTAACCGCCACCGGGCGCCCGCACGTTCGCGTAGCTCAATACTTCGTCGAAGAGCTGCGCGACCTCCGTCTTGAGCGCCGCCGCGGCACCGGGATTCTGATTCGTCGAGCTGGCGGCGCCCACGGCCAGGGCCCCCGCGCGGCTCATCACTTCTTCGGCACCGTCGAGCGCCGACTCGGTCGCGCGCAGGCGGACCCTCGCCAGGTCGATGCTCCGGAGGTAGGTCGAGGTCTGGCTCGACGCATCCTTCAGGAAGAGGACCTTGCGATAGTCGACGGGATCGTCGGACGGACGGTTGATGCGAAGACCCGTCGCGGCCTGCTCCTGCGTGCGCGCGAGTCGGCTCCGCTGATCGTTCAGCTGAGCGAGCCCGAGTCGGGCGAGCGTCGATTGAGTGATTCGCATGCCGAAGGCTCCGTTCGGTCGGGCCGCGTTTAGATAACGTCGAAGAGGTCCTGGATCATCTCGCTGACCGTCCGCACGACGCGCGCGTTGGCCTGGAAGTTCGACTGCAGCTTGACGAGCTGAGCGACCTCCTCGTCGATCGAGACGCTCGAGATCGAGTCGCGCCGGTCCTGCACGGACTGGAGGAGCGCTTCCTGCTGTTCGAGGGCACGATTCGCGGTACGGGCCCGCTGTCCGATCTCGCCGGTCAGGTTGATCAGATTCGCCGCGATGCCCGCCGAGCTGCCCGTCGGCGCGCCCGGAACGTCGCCCGCGAGATAGCCGGTCACGCGCTCGTTCCTGATTCCACCCAGCTCGCGCGCCCAGCTCGCGTCGCCGATTCGCCCCCGAAGCGGCGGATCGAGCGGATCGATGTTCGCGCGGTCACCGGCAGCGATGTTGTCCGTCGAACCGCCCCGATCGGGATCGATCGCGTCCGAGATCCGGAGATCCCGTGCGGCCCCGTCGATGGTCGGGCGCGCGCTCATGTCCTGGAAGAAGTCGTTCCGCGTGTCGTCGACCAGCCCCACGCCGTCCTGATGCACAGCGTTGAATCGATCGACCAGCGTATAGACGAACGCATCGAGCTCCGCGATCGCGCCGGCGATCACCTGCTCCCGGGCGTTGATGGCCGAGCCGAGCTCGCCGCCGCTGATCTGGTTCGTCACGTCGAAGCTGCTGCCGGCCCCGGTGTAGTAGACCTGCGAGTACGTCGAATCGAGCGGATTCGGATTCGTGGGGTCGACGACGGCTTCGAGCTGCCCCGCGACCCGCCGGTCCACCAGGGAGAGGCCACCCGCCAGTCGGATGGAGACCGACCCGTCTTCGGTAGCGATCGTCTTGATCTCGATCTTCTCTGCGAGCTGGAGGACCAACGCGTCCTGTCGGTCCCGCAGGTCGTTCGCGGGCGCGAGGGTCTCCGCCTCGGCGATCCGTCCGTTCAACTCCGCGATCTCGCTCGCGAGGGAATTGATCTCGGGGATCAGACCGACGATGCCCCGGTCCGTGTCCCGCTGGAGCGTTCGCAGCTGGCTGTCCCAGCGATGGACCGTGTCGACGAAGGACTCGGCCGACGCCAGGACCTGGCCGCGAGCGACCTGCTGCCCCTCCTCGATCGCACCCTCGAGGCCGGCCATGGAGTCGAAGAACGACGCCAGCTCGTCACTCAGGCCTTCCGTCAGCTGATCGTTGACGATCGCTTCGATCTCGCGATACAGGGACGCGTCCGCGTCGGTCTCGGCGTACCGGGACGTCTCGCTGATGAGCCGTGTGTTGACGAACTGATCGACGATCCGCTCTACCGTGAGCTGCTCGACGCCGGAGCCGATCGCTCCGGCCGCGTCGGGCTGCGGCGTACCTGCCACCAGAACGGATCGCTGTCGCGAGTAGCCCGGCGTGTTGACGTTCGCGATGTTGTGACCGGTCGTCGCCATGCTTCGCTGGACGACGGTGATCCCACGGGTCGCGGTCTCGAGTGCGTCGAAGAGTCCTGCCATCGATCGTCCCTCAGATCGCCGCGCGAACGAGGCGTCCGCGACCGGCGGACGATTCCGAGGATCGGCCGGGGCCGTAGCCCTCGGCTTCGGGGATCGCCTGACCGAGCATGCGCAGCGTGTCCTGCACGCGACCCAGGGTCCGGTTCGCGAAGTCCTCGTTCGCGGCGAGGAGCGCGCGCGTCGAATCCATCAGTGCGCGCAGCCGCGCCTGGCGATCCACCAGCCCGTTCGCCACGTCCCCCAGCTTCGGCAAGAGCTCGGAGAGGCGCGCTTCCGCGGGCGTCTCCCCGAGGACGCTCGCCAGGGCGCGGGTCAGCTCCACCCGGGATTCCCCGTGCAGCCGGGCCTCCGCTCCGAGCGCCTCCTTCTCGGCCGTGGTCCGCTCGAGGTCGCGGGGGTCGAGCGTGATCAGCTCGTCCTCTTCACGACGCAGGACCTGCTTGAACCGGCGATAGGTCTCCTCTTCCGCCTCGACGACGACCTCGAGTCGCGTCACCAGCTCGCGAATCGAGCTCGCCGTCCGATCGTCGGGCTTCGACACCGAGCTCATCGCGCCGCCTCCTCCGTCGTGCCGTCCTCGTCCGGATCGGCGGCGTCTTCCCGCGCGTCGGTGAGCTGGCCTTCGAGCTGCTCTGCGAGACCGAATCGACCGTCCTCGGCGATCAGCCGCGCGTATTCCTGATAGAGATGGTCCTGGTACATGCGGCCGGCCTGCCCGCCGTCGAAGAGTCCCCCCTCGCTCTTCGGCGCGGCGCGGCGGAGCATCTCCCCCACGATGTACGCCTCGAAGGACTTGAGCGCGGTCTTCTCGTCCATCTTTCCCGCCGGCGTCTTGCCGAGGCTGTTCACCGTCGGCAGCGGCGGCGCCGTGATTCCGTCCATCACGCGACCCTCTCGTTCGTTTCGATTGCGCGAAACTTCACATCATCTCCACGTCGGCGGCGAGCGCGCCGCTCGCCTTGATCGCCTGGATGATCGAGATCAGATCCGTGGGCGTCGTGCCCATCGCGTTCAGGGCGCGGACGAGCTCGCCGATCGTGACCGTGTCTTCGATCACGCTCAGCTGTGCCTGCTCCTCGAAGGCCTCGATCTCGGTGTTCTGGAGTCGGGTCGTCTCGCCGCGGCCGAAGGGCGCGGGCTGGGACACCTGATTGGTCCGGTTCACGATCACCGTCAGGTTGCCGTGGGAGACCGCGACGGTGGAGACGCGTACGCGATCGCCCATCACGATGGTGCCGGTCCGCTCGTTCAGGATGATGCGTGCCGCCTTGTCCGGGACCACGTCGAGGGTCTCGACCCGTGCGAGGAAGCCCACCACGTCGTCGCGGTACGCAGTCGGAATCGTGAGGTCGAGCGTCCCCGAGTCGCGCGCTGCGGCCACCCGGGCGTCGAACGCCTCGTTGATGCGACTCGCCGTCCTGCGCGCCGTCGTGAAGTCCGGATTATGGAGCGAGATCTCGAACTGCTCGCGGCCTACGAGGCTGTACGCCACCTCCCGCTCGACGGTCGCGCCCCCCACGAGGGTGCCCACCGTCGGATGGTTCTGGGAGACGGCCGCGCCACCCCCTTCGACCGAGAAGCCGCCCACCGCCACGGCACCCTGGGCGATCGCATAGATCTCGCCGTCGTTGCCGAGGAGCGGGGTCATCAGGAGCATCCCACCCTCGAGGCTCTGCGCATCGCCAATCGAGGAGACGACCGCGTCGATCTCGGTCCCGGTCCGCGCGAAGGGCGGGAGGTCGGCGGTCACCATGACCGCCGCGACGTTCGCCACGCGGATCGCGTTCGGGTCGAGGGCGATGCCCATCTTCGAGAGCAGGCTGCGGAGGGACTGGGTCGTGAAGCGCGCGCCGGCCTTGTCTCCGGTGCCGCGCAGGCCGACGACGAGGCCGTAGCCGATGATCTGGTTCGATCGCACGCCCTTGACCGAAGCCATGTCCTTGAGCCGCGCTGCGTCGGCGGTCGGGGTTCCCAGAGCGAAGAGCACGACCAGCGCGAGGATCACCCGCAGGCCGCGACGAATCCGGTCCTCTACACGACAGACGCGCATCAGAACGGGTACGCCCAGTCGAGGAAACGGGTCATGAATCCAGGACGCTGCTTGTCGTCGAGG is a genomic window containing:
- a CDS encoding OmpA family protein, which codes for MRGEHRRRELAPSSEGTSGRDRWLLSYADFMTLLLALFVVLYASARAEEDRDASLFEGLQAAFVFDQDSPSPVPTSGQAPGAEAANAEALAPVPVLMQLEEDLVDVVERTPREPGDEPGVSLHRTERGLIIRLASTEFFPAGGVEIPAARRSALGAMAPVLASTTASLQFEGHSDDQPVADGPFPSNWELSAARAAAVARLFIDDHAIAPGRISVVGHAAQRPIADNADPANRARNRRVDIVVLEDGELIASGEADGTRDALDELLEELPPLPDEADQTLRPAPAGPPPEDIPLP
- the fliW gene encoding flagellar assembly protein FliW, giving the protein MSDVIRFESRRVGLVEVPEADVLTFEPLPGFPGKTRYILMEHAPDSALAWLVSLEDPDLAFVVTSPWTFFPQYDPPVEREHLAMLGIERRDDVELLCIVTLSNKEIFLNLAAPLLVNGATRKGTQVVSDDPRYTTRAPLPELRPVESEANADGANEVSASSQAPPAR
- the csrA gene encoding carbon storage regulator CsrA — its product is MLVLTRRHGESVRIGPDVRVTVVASNGGQVRIAIDAPEEVGIFREEIFERVASANVEAASMSKAMLDELPKGEAARAMDWEGATDE
- the flgL gene encoding flagellar hook-associated protein FlgL, whose protein sequence is MRITQSTLARLGLAQLNDQRSRLARTQEQAATGLRINRPSDDPVDYRKVLFLKDASSQTSTYLRSIDLARVRLRATESALDGAEEVMSRAGALAVGAASSTNQNPGAAAALKTEVAQLFDEVLSYANVRAPGGGYVFSGLDSASPAFTRAGDFGPGVTPTVTFTGEASAIEVEIDDGVLIEVTRDGQAAFQGANDAFAALSRLWTGIDEGDVDEIRGAITDIESAREHLTQERTVLGGSDSKADSFEERLRLQEQNIATQVSFLEDADAFEVYSSLTAQETALQAALQVNARLLQPTLLDYI
- the flgK gene encoding flagellar hook-associated protein FlgK; the protein is MAGLFDALETATRGITVVQRSMATTGHNIANVNTPGYSRQRSVLVAGTPQPDAAGAIGSGVEQLTVERIVDQFVNTRLISETSRYAETDADASLYREIEAIVNDQLTEGLSDELASFFDSMAGLEGAIEEGQQVARGQVLASAESFVDTVHRWDSQLRTLQRDTDRGIVGLIPEINSLASEIAELNGRIAEAETLAPANDLRDRQDALVLQLAEKIEIKTIATEDGSVSIRLAGGLSLVDRRVAGQLEAVVDPTNPNPLDSTYSQVYYTGAGSSFDVTNQISGGELGSAINAREQVIAGAIAELDAFVYTLVDRFNAVHQDGVGLVDDTRNDFFQDMSARPTIDGAARDLRISDAIDPDRGGSTDNIAAGDRANIDPLDPPLRGRIGDASWARELGGIRNERVTGYLAGDVPGAPTGSSAGIAANLINLTGEIGQRARTANRALEQQEALLQSVQDRRDSISSVSIDEEVAQLVKLQSNFQANARVVRTVSEMIQDLFDVI
- a CDS encoding flagellar protein FlgN encodes the protein MSSVSKPDDRTASSIRELVTRLEVVVEAEEETYRRFKQVLRREEDELITLDPRDLERTTAEKEALGAEARLHGESRVELTRALASVLGETPAEARLSELLPKLGDVANGLVDRQARLRALMDSTRALLAANEDFANRTLGRVQDTLRMLGQAIPEAEGYGPGRSSESSAGRGRLVRAAI
- a CDS encoding rod-binding protein, whose protein sequence is MDGITAPPLPTVNSLGKTPAGKMDEKTALKSFEAYIVGEMLRRAAPKSEGGLFDGGQAGRMYQDHLYQEYARLIAEDGRFGLAEQLEGQLTDAREDAADPDEDGTTEEAAR
- a CDS encoding flagellar basal body P-ring protein FlgI, encoding MRVCRVEDRIRRGLRVILALVVLFALGTPTADAARLKDMASVKGVRSNQIIGYGLVVGLRGTGDKAGARFTTQSLRSLLSKMGIALDPNAIRVANVAAVMVTADLPPFARTGTEIDAVVSSIGDAQSLEGGMLLMTPLLGNDGEIYAIAQGAVAVGGFSVEGGGAAVSQNHPTVGTLVGGATVEREVAYSLVGREQFEISLHNPDFTTARRTASRINEAFDARVAAARDSGTLDLTIPTAYRDDVVGFLARVETLDVVPDKAARIILNERTGTIVMGDRVRVSTVAVSHGNLTVIVNRTNQVSQPAPFGRGETTRLQNTEIEAFEEQAQLSVIEDTVTIGELVRALNAMGTTPTDLISIIQAIKASGALAADVEMM